One Melanotaenia boesemani isolate fMelBoe1 chromosome 8, fMelBoe1.pri, whole genome shotgun sequence DNA segment encodes these proteins:
- the LOC121644937 gene encoding putative ferric-chelate reductase 1 — MEQTLILLFTTVMLFVAPGVNADLSFAANPQFSITRTGCAVTKVCVSIPDSCDPAGNGVCLFGSVHASTPTPPNGTQMAFELSGNSSGFIALGLTSNASVGTSMLFVCAQNSSGSFFFQTQTRNNINNTLTSLDRTVTQIQGKVNGSSIQCGFTVPNLNASNTRSASDTTYVIILGSGTVNGNSVGNFTASLTTDPLILTSNIATTAPPSSAVLLLLSMLPLFFLKTA; from the exons ATGGAGCAAACATTGATCCTGTTGTTCACCACAGTGATGCTTTTTGTAGCACCAGGCGTCAATGCAGATTTGTCATTTGCAGCTAATCCGCAG TTTAGCATTACACGGACAGGGTGTGCAGTCaccaaagtgtgtgtgagtatacCGGATAGCTGTGACCCTGCAGGAAATGGCGTATGTCTTTTTGGATCTGTGCATGCCAGCACCCCAACGCCTCCAAATGGTACCCAAATGGCCTTTGAGCTCAGTGGAAACTCCTCTGGATTCATCGCTCTGGGGCTCACCTCGAATGCATCTGTG gGTACCTCGATGCTCTTTGTCTGTGCTCAAAACAGCAGTGGGTCGTTTTTCTTCCAAACACAGACTCgaaacaacataaataacaCGCTCACATCACTAGACAGG aCTGTAACACAGATCCAAGGCAAAGTAAATGGTTCAAGTATTCAGTGTGGGTTCACTGTTCCAAATCTGAACGCCTCTAACACCAGGAGTGCCAGTGATACCACATATGTCATCATCCTTGGGTCTGGAACTGTAAATGGAA ACAGTGTTGGGAATTTCACTGCCTCCCTGACCACTGACCCCCTGATCCTGACCAGCAATATTGCCACCACAGCACCACCTTCATCAG